The following coding sequences lie in one Arachis stenosperma cultivar V10309 chromosome 5, arast.V10309.gnm1.PFL2, whole genome shotgun sequence genomic window:
- the LOC130980268 gene encoding uncharacterized protein LOC130980268 — MTTSKGSWSLKVVVPSIIVPLLLSLLFLKLMPKETAMKSYEIFGVKIEKNPPQSKLTELGVTTWKTWEGGPMKIPWSFETEETMYLLKGKVKVIIEGSGGSFEIGGGDLVVFPKGMNITWEVIEAVKKHYCLKN; from the exons ATGACTACCTCAAAGGGAAGTTGGTCTTTAAAAGTTGTTGTTCCTTCAATTATTGTTCCTCTGCTTTTATCTCTCTTGTTTCTGAAGCTTATGCCAAAGGAAACTGCCATGAAATCCTATGAGATATTTGGGGTTAAGATCGAGAAGAATCCACCTCAGTCCAAACTCACTGAGCTTGGAGTCACAACTTGGAAGAC ATGGGAAGGTGGTCCAATGAAAATTCCATGGTCATTTGAAACTGAAGAGACCATGTACCTGCTGAAGGGAAAAGTGAAGGTTATTATTGAAGGTTCTGGTGGTTCTTTTGAAATTGGAGGTGGTGATTTAGTTGTCTTCCCAAAAGGAATGAACATTACTTGGGAAGTGATTGAAGCTGTTAAGAAGCACTACTGCTTGAAAAATTAA